TGAGGCCCAGACCATTATCAGTGGTAAATCACTTTCCGAGGTGAAGGAAAAAGACCTGGCCAAGTTCTATTACTACAAAGGTTTGATCAACTATCGGGTGCATATTAACGATGACCCAGCGATCCAAAAATTGGATGCCAATGCTTTGGATAAAGCAGTGGAAGGTTTCAGCCAATTGCTCGATTTGGAGAAAAAAATCGGGAAAGAGCGTTACACTACCGAAGCTAAACAGCAACTAACTGCCTTATCAACCTCTTTTGCGAATCGCGGTATTAAAGCCAGTCAGAATAGTGATTTCGAAGGTGCCTACGCTGATTTCTTGAAATCTTACGAGATAAAAAAGAAATTCATGAATAGCATCGATACCAGCATGTACTACAATGCTGCTTTGATGGCCCAGAACATGAAAGCCAATGAAAAGGCCATTCCTATTTATAAGGACCTTTTAAATATGGATTACCACGGTACTCGTTTTTATGCGGTATCAGTGGAAACAGGGGACACCATGGATTTTGCCAGCGCCCAACAAATGGAAATGTTTGTGAAAAACGAACAAGTGACTAGTCCCAAATCTGAGGGAGATATTCGTCCTAATCTTTACAAAACCGTTGCTTATTTATCACTCGCCGAGGGTGATACCGCGGGATATACCAAAA
The Croceimicrobium hydrocarbonivorans genome window above contains:
- a CDS encoding tetratricopeptide repeat protein, which encodes MKRLIFLGAMLIGFSAIAQEKPVISSAVIAIDRNNDLTAAKGYIDEAQTIISGKSLSEVKEKDLAKFYYYKGLINYRVHINDDPAIQKLDANALDKAVEGFSQLLDLEKKIGKERYTTEAKQQLTALSTSFANRGIKASQNSDFEGAYADFLKSYEIKKKFMNSIDTSMYYNAALMAQNMKANEKAIPIYKDLLNMDYHGTRFYAVSVETGDTMDFASAQQMEMFVKNEQVTSPKSEGDIRPNLYKTVAYLSLAEGDTAGYTKTIQEGRVKFPENLDLIIAELQLFFDNKEYDKALANLDKAIAADPKNPLMYYNKGVILQNEMKRTNDALAAYEKTLEIDSNYTDALYMTSIIYIDSANAVVAKMNDLPYNATKKYNAYKKQKNEIFKTALPYLEKAYKKNEEDPQVKIALSQVYRSLEMYDKAKAVMGE